The Mus caroli chromosome 1, CAROLI_EIJ_v1.1, whole genome shotgun sequence genome has a window encoding:
- the Slamf6 gene encoding SLAM family member 6 isoform X1, which yields MAVSRAPAPDSARQRMVWLFPLVFCLGSGNEVSQSSSGPQLMNGVLGESAVLPLKLPVGKMTCSIIWSYEGEASQVTALVINLSKPESPQIMYTDGKKRLNITQSYSLQISNLTMADTRSYTAQITTEDSKVTVFKYILRVFERLGNLETTNHTLLLENGTCQIHLACILKNQSHTVSVEWQATGNISLGGPNVTIFWDPRNSSDQTYVCRAKNAVSNLSVSVSTQSLCKGVLTNPPWNTVWFMATISIIAGALILILVCWSIHVWKRRGSLPLTSQHPDSSQSTDGPGSPGNTVYAQVTRPMQEMKIPKPIKNDSMTIYSIVNHSREAEYS from the exons GGAATGAAGTTTCACAAAGCAGCTCAGGCCCCCAGCTAATGAATGGCGTTCTAGGAGAGTCTGCAGTTCTTCCTCTAAAGCTGCCTGTAGGAAAGATGACCTGTAGCATCATCTGGAGTTATGAAGGAGAAGCGTCACAGGTCACTGCCCTCGTTATCAACCTAAGTAAGCCTGAAAGTCCACAAATCATGTACACTGATGGAAAGAAGAGACTGAACATCACCCAGTCCTACTCCCTGCAAATCAGCAACCTTACCATGGCAGACACAAGATCATACACTGCACAGATAACCACAGAGGACTCTAAAGTGACCGTCTTCAAATATATTCTGAGGGTCTTTG AACGACTGGGTAACTTAGAAACTACCAATCATACTCTCTTGCTAGAGAATGGGACCTGCCAGATACACCTGGCCTGCATTTTGAAGAATCAAAGTCATACTGTCTCAGTTGAGTGGCAAGCCACAGGAAACATCTCTTTAGGGGGTCCAAATGTCACTATCTTTTGGGACCCGAGGAATTCTAGTGACCAGACTTACGTCTGCAGAGCCAAGAATGCTGTCAGCAATTTGTCAGTCTCTGTTTCTACCCAGAGTCTCTGCAAAG GGGTTCTGACTAATCCACCCTGGAATACAGTATGGTTTATGGCTACAATTTCAATAATCGCGGGTGCACTCATACTCATCCTTGTGTGCTGGAGCATACATGTTTGGAAGAGAAGAG GTTCTCTTCCTTTGACTAGCCAACATCCAG ATTCCTCCCAGAGCACAGATGGCCCAGGCTCTCCAGGGAACACTGTGTATGCACAAGTCACTCGTCCAATGCAG GAAATGAAAATCCCAAAACCTATCAAAAATGACTCCATGACAATTTACTCCATAGTTAATCATTCCAGAGAG GCCGAATACTCTTAA
- the Slamf6 gene encoding SLAM family member 6 isoform X2 — protein MAVSRAPAPDSARQRMVWLFPLVFCLGSGNEVSQSSSGPQLMNGVLGESAVLPLKLPVGKMTCSIIWSYEGEASQVTALVINLSKPESPQIMYTDGKKRLNITQSYSLQISNLTMADTRSYTAQITTEDSKVTVFKYILRVFERLGNLETTNHTLLLENGTCQIHLACILKNQSHTVSVEWQATGNISLGGPNVTIFWDPRNSSDQTYVCRAKNAVSNLSVSVSTQSLCKGVLTNPPWNTVWFMATISIIAGALILILVCWSIHVWKRRGSLPLTSQHPDSSQSTDGPGSPGNTVYAQVTRPMQEMKIPKPIKNDSMTIYSIVNHSREEAVALTSYN, from the exons GGAATGAAGTTTCACAAAGCAGCTCAGGCCCCCAGCTAATGAATGGCGTTCTAGGAGAGTCTGCAGTTCTTCCTCTAAAGCTGCCTGTAGGAAAGATGACCTGTAGCATCATCTGGAGTTATGAAGGAGAAGCGTCACAGGTCACTGCCCTCGTTATCAACCTAAGTAAGCCTGAAAGTCCACAAATCATGTACACTGATGGAAAGAAGAGACTGAACATCACCCAGTCCTACTCCCTGCAAATCAGCAACCTTACCATGGCAGACACAAGATCATACACTGCACAGATAACCACAGAGGACTCTAAAGTGACCGTCTTCAAATATATTCTGAGGGTCTTTG AACGACTGGGTAACTTAGAAACTACCAATCATACTCTCTTGCTAGAGAATGGGACCTGCCAGATACACCTGGCCTGCATTTTGAAGAATCAAAGTCATACTGTCTCAGTTGAGTGGCAAGCCACAGGAAACATCTCTTTAGGGGGTCCAAATGTCACTATCTTTTGGGACCCGAGGAATTCTAGTGACCAGACTTACGTCTGCAGAGCCAAGAATGCTGTCAGCAATTTGTCAGTCTCTGTTTCTACCCAGAGTCTCTGCAAAG GGGTTCTGACTAATCCACCCTGGAATACAGTATGGTTTATGGCTACAATTTCAATAATCGCGGGTGCACTCATACTCATCCTTGTGTGCTGGAGCATACATGTTTGGAAGAGAAGAG GTTCTCTTCCTTTGACTAGCCAACATCCAG ATTCCTCCCAGAGCACAGATGGCCCAGGCTCTCCAGGGAACACTGTGTATGCACAAGTCACTCGTCCAATGCAG GAAATGAAAATCCCAAAACCTATCAAAAATGACTCCATGACAATTTACTCCATAGTTAATCATTCCAGAGAG GAAGCAGTGGCTTTAACCAGCTATAACTAA
- the Slamf6 gene encoding SLAM family member 6 isoform X3 has translation MAVSRAPAPDSARQRMVWLFPLVFCLGSGNEVSQSSSGPQLMNGVLGESAVLPLKLPVGKMTCSIIWSYEGEASQVTALVINLSKPESPQIMYTDGKKRLNITQSYSLQISNLTMADTRSYTAQITTEDSKVTVFKYILRVFERLGNLETTNHTLLLENGTCQIHLACILKNQSHTVSVEWQATGNISLGGPNVTIFWDPRNSSDQTYVCRAKNAVSNLSVSVSTQSLCKGVLTNPPWNTVWFMATISIIAGALILILVCWSIHVWKRRGSLPLTSQHPDSSQSTDGPGSPGNTVYAQVTRPMQEAVALTSYN, from the exons GGAATGAAGTTTCACAAAGCAGCTCAGGCCCCCAGCTAATGAATGGCGTTCTAGGAGAGTCTGCAGTTCTTCCTCTAAAGCTGCCTGTAGGAAAGATGACCTGTAGCATCATCTGGAGTTATGAAGGAGAAGCGTCACAGGTCACTGCCCTCGTTATCAACCTAAGTAAGCCTGAAAGTCCACAAATCATGTACACTGATGGAAAGAAGAGACTGAACATCACCCAGTCCTACTCCCTGCAAATCAGCAACCTTACCATGGCAGACACAAGATCATACACTGCACAGATAACCACAGAGGACTCTAAAGTGACCGTCTTCAAATATATTCTGAGGGTCTTTG AACGACTGGGTAACTTAGAAACTACCAATCATACTCTCTTGCTAGAGAATGGGACCTGCCAGATACACCTGGCCTGCATTTTGAAGAATCAAAGTCATACTGTCTCAGTTGAGTGGCAAGCCACAGGAAACATCTCTTTAGGGGGTCCAAATGTCACTATCTTTTGGGACCCGAGGAATTCTAGTGACCAGACTTACGTCTGCAGAGCCAAGAATGCTGTCAGCAATTTGTCAGTCTCTGTTTCTACCCAGAGTCTCTGCAAAG GGGTTCTGACTAATCCACCCTGGAATACAGTATGGTTTATGGCTACAATTTCAATAATCGCGGGTGCACTCATACTCATCCTTGTGTGCTGGAGCATACATGTTTGGAAGAGAAGAG GTTCTCTTCCTTTGACTAGCCAACATCCAG ATTCCTCCCAGAGCACAGATGGCCCAGGCTCTCCAGGGAACACTGTGTATGCACAAGTCACTCGTCCAATGCAG GAAGCAGTGGCTTTAACCAGCTATAACTAA